Proteins from a genomic interval of Trifolium pratense cultivar HEN17-A07 linkage group LG6, ARS_RC_1.1, whole genome shotgun sequence:
- the LOC123888351 gene encoding calcium-dependent protein kinase 32-like: MGNCCVTPAVTGEEITNKKNKKGKKENPFAIDYGFNNNNNNTTSKLTVLKDPTGREIENRYELGRELGRGEFGVTYLCTDKESREELACKSISKKKLRTAIDIEDVRREVEIMRHMPQHNNIVTLKDTYEDDNAVHLVMELCEGGELFDRIVARGHYTERAAAAVTKTIVEVVQMCHKHGVMHRDLKPENFLFANKKETAALKAIDFGLSVFFKPGERFNEIVGSPYYMAPEVLKRNYGPEVDIWSAGVILYILLCGVPPFWAETEQGVAQAIIRSVVDFKRDPWPKVSDNAKDLVKKMLNPDPKRRLTAQEVLDHPWLINAKKAPNVSLGETVRARLKQFSVMNKLKKRALRVIAEHLSVEEAAGLKEGFKLMDTSNKGKINIDELRVGLHKLGHQIPDADVQILMEAGDVDRDGYLDYGEYVAISVHLRKMGNDEHLHKAFDFFDQNQSGYIEMDELRNALSDEIETNSEEVINAIMHDVDTDKDGKISYEEFTNMMKAGTDWRKASRQYSRERFNSLSLKLMKDGSLQLNNESNEGR; encoded by the exons ATGGGAAATTGCTGTGTTACCCCTGCTGTAACTGGTGAAGAAAtaacaaacaagaaaaacaaaaagggCAAAAAAGAGAATCCATTCGCAATCGATTAcggattcaacaacaacaacaacaacaccacaTCGAAACTAACCGTTTTGAAAGATCCAACGGGTCGTGAAATCGAGAATCGTTACGAGTTAGGTAGAGAACTAGGAAGAGGTGAATTTGGTGTAACGTATTTATGTACAGATAAAGAAAGTAGAGAAGAACTAGCTTGTAAATCAATATCGAAGAAGAAACTTAGAACTGCAATTGATATTGAAGATGTTAGAAGAGAAGTTGAAATTATGAGACATATGCCACAGCATAATAATATTGTTACGTTGAAAGATACTTATGAAGATGATAATGCTGTTCATCTTGTTATGGAACTTTGTGAAGGTGGTGAACTTTTTGATCGGATTGTTGCTAGAGGTCATTATACTGAACGTGCTGCTGCTGCTGTTACCAAAACTATTGTTGAAGTTGTTCAG ATGTGCCACAAACATGGTGTGATGCATAGGGATCTCAAGCCTGAGAACTTTTTGTTTGCAAATAAGAAGGAAACGGCAGCATTGAAAGCTATTGATTTTGGATTGTCAGTGTTCTTTAAACCAG GTGAAAGATTTAATGAGATAGTTGGAAGTCCATATTACATGGCTCCCGAGGTGTTGAAGAGAAATTATGGCCCAGAAGTTGATATCTGGAGCGCTGGAGTTATTCTTTACATCTTACTTTGTGGAGTCCCTCCATTTTGGGCAG AAACTGAGCAAGGAGTTGCACAAGCAATTATACGATCTGTTGTTGATTTCAAAAGGGATCCATGGCCAAAGGTTTCTGATAATGCAAAAGACCTTGTGAAGAAGATGCTCAATCCTGACCCAAAGCGGCGACTTACTGCACAAGAAGTGTTAG ATCATCCATGGTTAATAAATGCAAAGAAAGCTCCGAATGTTTCTTTAGGAGAAACAGTTAGAGCAAGGCTAAAGCAGTTTTCTGTAATGAACAAGCTTAAGAAAAGAGCTTTAAGG GTTATTGCAGAGCATTTGTCGGTAGAAGAAGCTGCCGGACTAAAAGAGGGATTCAAACTTATGGATACAAGCAACAAAGGCAAGATCAACATTGATGAACTACGAGTAGGGTTGCATAAACTAGGCCATCAAATTCCTGATGCTGATGTCCAAATTCTTATGGAAGCT GGTGATGTAGATAGGGATGGATACCTAGATTACGGGGAGTATGTAGCCATTTCTGTTCATCTGAGAAAGATGGGAAATGATGAGCACCTTCATAAAGCCTTTGATTTTTTCGACCAAAACCAAAGTGGGTATATTGAGATGGACGAACTGCGGAATGCCTTATCTGATGAAATTGAAACAAACAGTGAAGAAGTCATTAATGCAATTATGCATGATGTGGACACAGATAAG GATGGAAAGATAAGTTATGAGGAATTTACGAATATGATGAAGGCTGGTACAGATTGGAGAAAGGCATCAAGACAGTATTCGCGAGAAAGATTCAACAGTCTGAGTCTGAAATTGATGAAGGACGGATCATTGCAATTAAACAATGAAAGCAATGAAGGCAGATGA